In the genome of Cryptomeria japonica chromosome 8, Sugi_1.0, whole genome shotgun sequence, one region contains:
- the LOC131857727 gene encoding putative elongation factor TypA-like SVR3, chloroplastic produces the protein MEIKVCTADENFRLGKVNELFVYENFTKVPAEMVEAGDIYVVCGISDVLIGETLADKFDGLALPGIKIEEPTMKMAFSINTSPFVGREGKHVTSRKIRERLYRELERNLAMKVEDGGR, from the coding sequence ATGGAGATAAAGGTGTGTACAGCAGATGAAAACTTTAGATTGGGTAAAGTCAATGAACTGTTTGTATATGAAAATTTTACAAAAGTTCCAGCTGAAATGGTCGAAGCTGGAGATATTTATGTTGTCTGTGGTATAAGTGATGTCCTTATTGGTGAAACTCTGGCAGATAAATTTGATGGCTTAGCTTTGCCTGGAATTAAAATTGAAGAACCTACtatgaaaatggcattttcaaTTAATACTTCACCATTTGTGGGGCGTGAGGGGAAACATGTGACAAGCAGAAAAATTAGGGAACGTCTTTATCGTGAACTTGAGAGGAATTTGGCAATGAAAGTTGAAGATGGAGGGAGATGA